A DNA window from Nitrospirota bacterium contains the following coding sequences:
- the nifX gene encoding nitrogen fixation protein NifX — protein MKVAFATTDGVNVDEHFGRAGMFVIYELIRDGYKFLETRKFADGRDTEIEGTKEMGQVHDDSVQAKVDKLADCKIIYLTEIGGPSAARLVKKGIMPIKIKETASIEESMNVLLETIKKSPPPWLRKAINNNLDK, from the coding sequence ATGAAGGTGGCATTTGCAACAACAGACGGCGTTAATGTTGATGAACATTTCGGCAGGGCCGGGATGTTTGTAATTTACGAGTTAATTAGGGACGGCTATAAATTTCTGGAGACAAGGAAGTTCGCTGACGGCAGGGACACTGAAATAGAAGGAACAAAAGAAATGGGACAGGTTCATGACGACAGTGTGCAGGCAAAAGTAGACAAGCTTGCGGATTGCAAGATTATCTACCTTACGGAAATCGGCGGGCCTTCAGCAGCGAGACTTGTAAAAAAAGGGATAATGCCAATAAAGATAAAAGAGACAGCGTCTATAGAGGAATCAATGAACGTACTTCTTGAGACAATAAAGAAATCTCCGCCGCCATGGCTGAGAAAGGCGATTAACAACAATTTGGATAAATGA
- the nifE gene encoding nitrogenase iron-molybdenum cofactor biosynthesis protein NifE, whose amino-acid sequence MLTNIDKLTQDGCEREKKDKVCRSRGGESCAFDGAMIVLQPIADAAHIVHGPIACCGNSWEGRGTLSKGGVYRTPLHQMGFTTDMTEMDIIYGSEEKLYKAISDVAEKIRPKAIFVYTTCVSGLTGEDIESVCKKAEAELGIRVIPVNAPGFVGPKNLGNRIAGEVLLDHVIGTSELPKESNTPLNPLNRGEFINLIGEYNIAGDLWLVEPVLKAAGISILSRITGDSTFEEITYAHHAKLNVVVCSRALINVAKEMERLYGIPYIEVSFFGKSEMSKALRRIAQKVQKSEVGSQKSEAAAGFSLREKVESIITREEKQLDEKLKSYSHLKGKKAVLYTGGVKSWSFISALLDLGIEIVAVGTKKSTFEDEEKMKEILGEDAPLIEDVTPKNLLKLMKERKADILVAGGRNQYLAIKEGFPFVDVNQERHTAYAGYEGLVNLAEQISNSMKFYKGIGDWGLGIGKDKNRASFVSTDPRPLTPNTCLINPLKHSQSIGAAIAFQGINNAIPVIHGAQGCTFLGKVLLTKHFREPIALQSTKLFTEDVVMGSDENLVKTIEGIIEKNNPDVIGVLTSGLSEVKGDDIQLVVSSQKLGVKEEVNEFRIKNKGCVIAHVSTPDYEGGLETGYEKAVETIIKQILCGQNKSTDSCLLTSDYCFINVLAGPHLTPADFTELRDIIEAFGLKPIILPDLSALDGSRQGFSALASGGTDVEDIKRMSSSAFTLAIGASMELPAKLLNAKFGIEYSVIESLSGLNDTDIFMQTLSFLSGNPVPAKYERQKRILVDGMRDAHFYFGSKKICLALEPDMAIQTSRWISEMGAEVTLAVIPQNAESAGEILAKEVLVSDLFSIDGEFDLLISNSHAEDTAKKFGVPLYQTGFPVYKIIGNSSKITIGYRGTLAMINEIANMLLLEKHVSVAKSPFTPLLQRGTRKGE is encoded by the coding sequence ATGTTAACCAATATAGACAAATTAACACAGGACGGATGTGAACGGGAAAAGAAGGACAAGGTCTGCCGCTCGCGCGGGGGCGAGTCCTGCGCCTTTGACGGCGCGATGATCGTGCTCCAGCCTATTGCCGATGCGGCGCACATTGTTCACGGGCCGATTGCGTGCTGCGGAAACTCCTGGGAAGGACGGGGAACGTTGTCGAAGGGAGGGGTGTATCGCACGCCCCTACATCAAATGGGCTTTACAACGGATATGACGGAGATGGACATCATTTACGGCTCTGAGGAAAAGCTGTATAAGGCAATTAGTGACGTTGCTGAAAAGATAAGACCGAAGGCGATATTTGTGTATACAACCTGTGTGAGCGGACTGACCGGAGAGGATATTGAATCCGTCTGCAAAAAAGCTGAAGCAGAGCTTGGCATCCGCGTCATTCCGGTCAATGCGCCCGGCTTTGTAGGGCCGAAGAATCTCGGGAATAGAATAGCGGGAGAGGTATTGCTTGATCATGTGATAGGGACGAGCGAATTGCCCAAAGAAAGTAACACACCCCTGAACCCTCTTAATAGAGGGGAATTTATCAACCTCATCGGAGAATACAATATTGCCGGAGACCTGTGGCTCGTTGAGCCGGTCTTGAAGGCGGCAGGGATAAGTATCCTGTCGAGGATCACAGGTGATTCAACTTTTGAGGAAATAACTTACGCACACCATGCAAAGCTGAATGTAGTTGTTTGCAGCCGTGCACTTATCAATGTCGCAAAAGAAATGGAAAGGCTATACGGCATTCCTTATATTGAAGTTTCGTTTTTCGGCAAGTCGGAAATGTCGAAGGCGTTGAGGCGAATTGCCCAAAAAGTGCAGAAGTCAGAAGTCGGAAGTCAAAAGTCGGAAGCAGCCGCAGGCTTCAGCCTGCGTGAGAAGGTAGAATCAATTATCACGAGAGAAGAAAAACAACTTGATGAAAAGCTTAAGTCATATTCTCATCTCAAAGGGAAAAAAGCGGTGCTCTACACCGGCGGGGTGAAGAGCTGGTCCTTCATATCCGCGCTGCTTGATCTGGGGATTGAGATAGTTGCCGTTGGAACAAAAAAGAGCACGTTTGAAGATGAGGAGAAGATGAAAGAGATACTTGGCGAGGATGCGCCGCTGATTGAAGATGTAACGCCAAAGAATCTGCTGAAGCTGATGAAGGAGAGAAAAGCTGACATCCTTGTGGCAGGAGGGAGGAATCAGTATCTTGCGATAAAGGAAGGTTTCCCGTTTGTGGATGTGAACCAGGAAAGGCATACAGCGTACGCGGGTTATGAAGGGCTGGTTAATTTAGCGGAGCAGATAAGCAACAGCATGAAATTCTATAAAGGGATTGGGGATTGGGGATTGGGGATTGGTAAAGACAAAAACAGGGCGTCGTTTGTCTCTACTGACCCCCGACCCCTAACCCCTAATACCTGTCTCATCAATCCGTTGAAGCATTCCCAATCCATAGGGGCTGCGATTGCGTTTCAGGGGATCAATAATGCAATTCCGGTCATTCATGGGGCGCAGGGCTGCACGTTCCTGGGGAAAGTTCTTTTGACAAAACATTTCAGGGAACCGATTGCGCTGCAAAGCACAAAGCTGTTTACTGAAGACGTGGTGATGGGCAGTGATGAAAATCTTGTTAAGACCATCGAGGGAATTATAGAGAAAAACAACCCGGATGTTATCGGCGTGCTGACATCAGGGTTGTCGGAGGTAAAGGGAGATGACATTCAGTTAGTAGTTAGTAGTCAGAAGTTAGGGGTTAAGGAAGAAGTTAACGAATTCAGAATAAAGAATAAAGGATGCGTTATTGCTCATGTCTCTACGCCGGACTATGAGGGTGGATTGGAAACAGGTTATGAAAAAGCTGTTGAGACAATCATCAAGCAAATACTCTGCGGTCAAAATAAGTCTACTGACTCCTGTCTACTGACTTCTGACTACTGTTTTATCAACGTCCTTGCGGGTCCGCATCTTACACCTGCTGATTTTACGGAGTTGAGGGACATCATTGAGGCATTCGGGTTGAAACCGATTATTCTGCCCGACCTCTCTGCGCTTGACGGCAGCAGGCAGGGATTTTCTGCTCTCGCTTCTGGAGGGACTGACGTTGAAGATATAAAGAGAATGTCGAGCTCCGCATTTACACTTGCAATAGGAGCAAGCATGGAGTTACCGGCAAAGCTATTAAATGCAAAGTTCGGCATTGAATATTCGGTAATTGAAAGTTTGTCGGGGTTGAATGATACGGACATCTTTATGCAGACGCTTTCATTTTTGAGCGGCAATCCGGTCCCTGCTAAATATGAAAGGCAGAAGAGAATACTGGTTGACGGGATGAGGGATGCACATTTTTATTTCGGAAGCAAAAAGATTTGTCTCGCCCTTGAGCCTGATATGGCGATCCAGACTTCAAGATGGATCAGTGAGATGGGCGCGGAGGTAACCCTTGCGGTCATTCCGCAGAATGCAGAGAGCGCAGGGGAAATTCTTGCGAAAGAAGTGCTTGTCTCTGACCTGTTCTCGATTGATGGTGAGTTTGATCTGCTCATTTCAAACTCTCATGCGGAAGACACGGCAAAAAAGTTCGGAGTCCCATTGTATCAGACGGGATTCCCTGTTTATAAGATCATAGGGAACAGTTCAAAGATCACCATCGGATACAGAGGAACTCTTGCGATGATAAATGAAATTGCAAATATGCTTTTACTTGAAAAACATGTATCTGTTGCAAAATCCCCCTTCACCCCCCTTTTACAAAGGGGGACAAGAAAAGGAGAGTAA
- the nifK gene encoding nitrogenase molybdenum-iron protein subunit beta yields MKIKDHNELFQEQEYLDQFERKKEFENCPSAEEVQRIAEWTKTEEYRELNFKRQNIKINPAKACQPLGAVFCASGFEGTLPFVQGAQGCVAYFRSHLSRHFKEPMTAVSTSMTEDAAVFGGLNNMLEGLENAHTLYHPKMLAVCTTCMAEVIGDDLNAYIRTAREKGVIPQDLPVPFAHTPSFVGSNITGYDNMMKGILTAVTAGRKGEPNGKINIVPGFDTYTGNYRELKRLLDIMEVKHTILADVSDIYDSPNSGKYKLYPGGTPLEDAADSINALATIALQKYSTSKTMDYIAKEWGQSAVTLPPIGIKNTDRFFEEISKITGKPVPQEIENERGRAVDAMIDSHPYVHGKRFALVGDPDLLLGLISFLMEMGGIPVHIVCTNGDKKFLEDAEAILSESPFGREGKVYTGKDMWHLRSLMFTDPVDFLIGNSYAKLLWRDTGTPLIRIGFPLFDRHHLHRYPIIGYQGALNLVSLIVNTVLDEMDRKTMNTTSFDVIR; encoded by the coding sequence ATGAAGATAAAAGATCACAATGAGTTGTTTCAGGAGCAGGAATATCTCGATCAGTTTGAGCGGAAGAAAGAATTTGAGAATTGTCCGTCTGCTGAGGAAGTGCAGCGCATAGCGGAATGGACAAAGACAGAGGAGTACAGGGAACTTAATTTCAAAAGGCAGAATATAAAGATCAACCCTGCTAAGGCCTGTCAGCCTCTGGGCGCGGTATTCTGCGCCTCTGGTTTTGAAGGGACGCTGCCCTTTGTGCAGGGAGCGCAGGGATGTGTCGCTTATTTCAGGAGCCATCTGAGCAGGCATTTTAAAGAGCCGATGACGGCGGTTTCCACATCCATGACTGAAGACGCCGCGGTGTTCGGCGGACTGAACAACATGCTTGAAGGACTTGAGAATGCCCACACTCTTTATCATCCGAAGATGCTTGCGGTTTGCACTACATGTATGGCAGAGGTGATCGGCGATGACCTCAACGCCTACATAAGGACTGCCCGGGAAAAAGGAGTCATCCCCCAGGACCTGCCGGTCCCTTTTGCGCACACGCCGAGTTTTGTCGGCTCAAATATTACCGGGTATGACAACATGATGAAGGGCATACTCACCGCTGTTACAGCAGGCAGGAAAGGCGAGCCGAACGGAAAGATAAATATTGTCCCTGGCTTTGATACTTACACGGGAAACTACAGGGAACTGAAAAGGCTTCTCGACATAATGGAAGTAAAGCACACGATACTTGCAGACGTGAGCGATATTTACGATTCTCCCAATTCCGGGAAATATAAATTGTATCCGGGCGGCACGCCGCTTGAGGATGCGGCGGATTCGATCAATGCCCTGGCAACCATTGCGCTCCAGAAATATTCGACTTCAAAGACCATGGACTACATCGCTAAAGAGTGGGGTCAGAGCGCAGTAACTCTTCCACCAATAGGCATTAAGAATACGGACAGATTTTTTGAAGAGATAAGCAAAATTACAGGCAAACCGGTCCCGCAGGAAATTGAGAACGAAAGGGGACGCGCAGTGGATGCAATGATAGACTCGCATCCCTACGTTCACGGGAAGAGGTTCGCCCTTGTCGGTGACCCGGACCTTCTGCTTGGCTTGATAAGTTTCCTGATGGAGATGGGCGGGATACCTGTTCATATCGTCTGCACAAACGGTGATAAAAAATTTCTGGAAGATGCCGAAGCCATCCTGAGTGAAAGCCCGTTTGGCCGGGAAGGCAAAGTTTATACCGGCAAAGATATGTGGCATCTGCGGTCATTGATGTTCACTGACCCGGTAGATTTCCTCATAGGGAATTCCTACGCGAAGTTGTTATGGAGAGATACAGGCACACCACTCATCAGGATCGGTTTTCCGCTTTTTGACAGGCACCACCTCCACAGATATCCGATCATCGGCTATCAGGGAGCGCTTAATCTGGTAAGTCTGATCGTCAATACAGTGCTTGATGAAATGGACAGGAAGACGATGAACACAACGAGCTTTGATGTGATCAGGTGA
- the nifD gene encoding nitrogenase molybdenum-iron protein alpha chain: MSTAIKETQKMIEEVLDAYPEKAKKDRAKHLAANDPTGQCSTCQVKSNIKSRPGVMTVRGCAYAGAKGVVWGPVKDQITISHGPVGCGQYSWWSRRNYYNGQTGIDTFGTMHITTDFQEKDIVYGGDKNLDAALHELKGLFPLAKSMGILSECPVGLIGDDIEAVSKKAEKEFSMPIVPVRCEGFRGVSQSLGHHIANDTIRDHILGKGQLDKSTPYDVALIGDYNIGGDAWASRKMLEELGLRVIAQWTGDASINEMGIAHKAKVNLVHCYRSMNYICRHMEEQYGIPWTEFNFFGPTKIYQSLRKIASYFDDSIKEKAEKMIEKYKPAMDAVIEEFKPGLEGKRVMLYVGGLRPRHTIGAYEDLGMEVVASGYEFGHSDDYKRTYPEMKEGAVIMDDATLYELEEFTRRLSPDMVGSGIKEKYSYHKLGVPFRQMHSWDYSGPYHGFDGFPVFARDMDMTVNSPTWGLIRRK; encoded by the coding sequence ATGAGCACAGCGATTAAAGAGACTCAGAAGATGATAGAGGAAGTTCTGGATGCGTATCCTGAGAAGGCGAAGAAGGACAGGGCCAAACATTTAGCAGCCAATGACCCGACGGGGCAGTGCAGCACCTGCCAGGTTAAGTCCAATATAAAATCCCGTCCCGGTGTAATGACGGTCAGGGGATGCGCGTACGCAGGAGCAAAGGGTGTTGTCTGGGGGCCGGTCAAGGACCAGATCACTATCAGTCACGGCCCTGTAGGCTGCGGCCAGTATAGCTGGTGGTCGCGCCGAAATTATTACAACGGCCAGACGGGTATCGATACATTTGGAACAATGCACATTACAACAGACTTTCAGGAGAAGGATATTGTTTACGGCGGCGACAAAAATTTAGATGCGGCGCTCCACGAATTAAAGGGACTGTTCCCGCTTGCAAAAAGCATGGGCATACTCTCGGAATGCCCGGTCGGTCTTATAGGAGACGACATTGAGGCGGTATCCAAAAAGGCTGAAAAGGAATTCAGCATGCCTATCGTGCCGGTGAGATGCGAGGGATTCAGGGGCGTGAGCCAGTCGCTTGGACATCACATCGCCAACGATACCATAAGGGACCACATACTGGGCAAAGGGCAGCTTGATAAATCCACTCCTTATGATGTCGCGCTCATCGGAGATTACAACATCGGCGGAGACGCATGGGCCTCAAGAAAGATGCTTGAGGAACTCGGTCTCAGGGTCATTGCACAATGGACCGGTGACGCCTCGATAAATGAGATGGGAATTGCTCACAAGGCAAAGGTGAATCTCGTGCACTGCTACCGCTCAATGAACTACATTTGCAGGCACATGGAAGAGCAGTACGGCATCCCGTGGACGGAGTTTAACTTCTTCGGCCCGACAAAAATATACCAGAGCCTCAGAAAGATCGCCTCGTACTTTGATGACAGTATCAAAGAGAAGGCTGAGAAGATGATTGAAAAATACAAGCCGGCGATGGACGCGGTCATCGAAGAGTTTAAACCGGGACTTGAAGGCAAGAGGGTGATGCTTTATGTCGGCGGACTGAGGCCGCGACACACCATCGGCGCATATGAAGACCTCGGCATGGAGGTCGTTGCTTCAGGATATGAATTCGGCCACAGCGACGATTATAAAAGGACCTATCCTGAGATGAAGGAAGGCGCTGTGATCATGGACGACGCCACGCTTTACGAGCTTGAAGAGTTCACCAGAAGGCTCAGCCCTGATATGGTCGGCTCAGGGATAAAAGAGAAATACTCCTATCACAAGCTTGGCGTGCCTTTCAGACAGATGCACTCGTGGGATTATTCAGGCCCGTATCACGGCTTTGACGGTTTTCCTGTTTTTGCAAGAGACATGGACATGACGGTAAACAGCCCGACGTGGGGGTTGATAAGAAGAAAGTAG
- the nifH gene encoding nitrogenase iron protein, producing MRQIAIYGKGGIGKSTTTQNLVAALAEAGRKCMIIGCDPKADSTRLILNRKAQNTVMDMAREKGTVEDLDLEEVLLHGFKGIKCAESGGPEPGVGCAGRGVITAINFLEENGAYGEDTEFVFYDVLGDVVCGGFAMPIREGKAKEIYIVTSGEMMAMYAANNISRGVLKYAQSGGVRLGGLICNSRKTDKEFELISELAAKLGTQMIHFVPRDNEVQRAELRRKTVIDYAPNHPQADEYRELARKIADNKNFVIPTPITMDELERLLMDYGIMESEEAAV from the coding sequence ATGAGACAGATAGCAATTTATGGAAAAGGCGGTATCGGCAAATCAACAACAACGCAGAACCTGGTTGCGGCGCTTGCCGAGGCCGGCCGCAAGTGCATGATCATAGGCTGTGACCCAAAGGCGGACTCTACGCGGCTTATTCTTAACCGCAAGGCCCAGAACACGGTCATGGATATGGCGCGTGAAAAAGGAACCGTTGAGGACCTTGATCTTGAGGAGGTCCTGTTGCACGGGTTCAAAGGCATCAAGTGCGCCGAGTCGGGCGGGCCTGAGCCGGGCGTGGGTTGTGCAGGCCGCGGGGTTATCACGGCCATCAACTTTCTCGAAGAGAACGGCGCATACGGTGAGGACACGGAATTTGTTTTCTACGACGTGCTCGGAGACGTCGTCTGCGGCGGATTCGCCATGCCGATCCGGGAAGGCAAGGCCAAGGAGATATACATCGTGACCTCCGGCGAGATGATGGCGATGTATGCTGCAAACAATATCTCACGGGGTGTTCTTAAGTACGCACAGAGCGGCGGCGTGCGGCTTGGCGGCCTGATCTGCAACAGCAGAAAGACGGACAAGGAGTTCGAACTCATATCGGAGCTGGCCGCAAAGCTCGGCACGCAGATGATCCACTTTGTGCCGAGAGACAACGAGGTCCAGCGGGCCGAACTCAGGAGAAAGACCGTGATTGATTATGCCCCGAATCATCCGCAGGCCGACGAGTACCGCGAGCTTGCCAGGAAGATCGCAGACAATAAGAACTTCGTAATCCCCACGCCTATCACCATGGATGAACTGGAACGGCTCCTGATGGATTACGGAATTATGGAGAGCGAAGAGGCGGCAGTTTAA
- a CDS encoding MBL fold metallo-hydrolase, translating to MVIKKLVIGPLQENCYIVADEISDQAIVIDPGDEPDRVIELIKDSGLQVNSVILTHAHFDHIGAAGDIKKATGAKILVHNDDMELYKGVRDQASFWGYEVEDLPEPDGFLNEGDEVRVGDILFQVLHTPGHSPGGICLYGEGVVFTGDTIFQGSVGRTDFYGGDMTQLKGSFKRIISLPDNTVILSGHGPETTVGREKEENFFVEEL from the coding sequence ATGGTTATCAAAAAGCTCGTTATCGGGCCGCTTCAGGAGAATTGTTATATAGTAGCAGACGAAATATCGGACCAGGCGATTGTCATTGACCCGGGAGATGAGCCGGACAGGGTCATTGAGCTGATAAAAGACAGCGGCCTGCAGGTCAACTCGGTAATATTGACTCACGCGCACTTCGACCACATCGGCGCTGCAGGAGATATTAAAAAGGCTACGGGCGCAAAAATTTTAGTGCACAACGACGATATGGAGTTGTATAAGGGCGTCAGGGACCAGGCGTCCTTCTGGGGCTATGAGGTTGAAGACCTGCCGGAGCCGGACGGGTTTCTTAATGAAGGCGATGAAGTGCGGGTCGGGGACATACTTTTCCAGGTCCTGCATACCCCTGGGCACAGTCCCGGGGGAATTTGTCTGTACGGGGAGGGCGTGGTGTTTACAGGCGACACAATTTTCCAGGGCTCCGTGGGGAGGACTGACTTCTACGGCGGGGACATGACACAGCTTAAGGGATCGTTCAAAAGGATAATCAGTCTTCCCGATAACACCGTTATCCTTTCAGGTCATGGCCCTGAGACGACGGTTGGAAGAGAAAAAGAAGAGAATTTTTTTGTAGAGGAATTGTAA
- the murJ gene encoding murein biosynthesis integral membrane protein MurJ, giving the protein MDEKKNITRAAGLMSAATFISRILGFIRDMIFALFFGATGLSDTFFAAFRIPNLLREFFAEGSMSAAFIPVLTEYRQKHGEEEANRLIRIAFTFIIIVVGIICLAGIIIAPAIVTVIAPGFLSSPEKFSLTVLLTRIMFPFLLFISLAALVMGALNTKKIFFVPALAPAMLNITLIFSIVFFESRASQPIMAAAIGIMAGGFVQFAFQLPAFFKNKYTLGFDTTFSHPGLKRIFVLLIPATFALSVNQVNIVVSNILASYLPAGSITYLFYSMRLIQFPVGIFGVAMGMAILPTLSAHAAKGEFENLRSDFSFALRLLFFITIPAMAGLIFLRGPIVNILFQRGMFDYAATTGTAQALLFYSLGIWAIVGMRIVAAGFYSMQNTKTPVKIAAIAMLTNVVLSLLLLKPMKHNGLALANAIASSVNFIILFIMLRKKLGRIDGKKIAASFVKVVTASAVTGLMSWSIVRGDMWMQGGRTIQKAGILTGVIVLFVLVYLAIMHFLGSDEMKYLVKMYKERKAKKVKAGIE; this is encoded by the coding sequence ATGGATGAAAAGAAAAACATAACCAGGGCGGCCGGACTGATGTCGGCGGCGACTTTTATAAGCCGGATACTCGGGTTTATAAGGGACATGATCTTTGCGTTGTTCTTCGGCGCAACAGGGCTTTCAGACACCTTTTTTGCGGCATTCAGGATCCCGAACCTGCTGAGGGAATTTTTTGCCGAAGGTTCGATGTCAGCCGCTTTCATTCCCGTATTGACTGAATACCGGCAGAAGCATGGCGAGGAAGAGGCGAACCGGCTCATAAGAATAGCCTTCACCTTTATCATCATTGTTGTCGGGATCATTTGCCTCGCAGGCATTATCATCGCTCCGGCCATCGTTACAGTCATTGCCCCGGGGTTCCTTAGTTCGCCGGAAAAATTTTCATTGACAGTGCTGTTGACAAGGATCATGTTCCCGTTCCTTTTGTTCATAAGCCTCGCCGCGCTGGTGATGGGCGCACTAAACACCAAGAAGATTTTTTTTGTCCCCGCGCTTGCCCCCGCGATGCTGAATATCACCCTTATCTTCAGCATTGTATTTTTTGAATCAAGGGCCAGTCAGCCCATAATGGCCGCGGCAATAGGAATAATGGCAGGAGGCTTTGTTCAGTTTGCATTTCAGCTCCCCGCATTTTTCAAAAACAAATACACGCTCGGTTTTGATACAACCTTCAGTCACCCCGGACTTAAAAGAATCTTCGTCCTGCTTATACCCGCCACTTTTGCCTTGTCGGTGAATCAGGTCAATATTGTCGTGAGCAATATACTCGCTTCGTATCTTCCCGCCGGGAGCATTACATATCTGTTTTACTCGATGAGGCTGATACAGTTTCCCGTAGGCATATTCGGCGTAGCAATGGGGATGGCCATTCTTCCGACTCTTTCAGCGCACGCGGCAAAAGGTGAGTTTGAAAACCTCAGGAGTGATTTTTCGTTTGCGTTGAGGCTGCTGTTCTTCATAACAATACCTGCAATGGCGGGGCTGATATTTTTAAGAGGGCCGATAGTGAATATTCTTTTTCAGAGAGGGATGTTTGACTATGCCGCTACAACCGGCACTGCGCAGGCGCTGCTTTTTTATTCTCTTGGGATATGGGCGATAGTCGGCATGAGGATCGTTGCGGCCGGCTTTTATTCCATGCAGAATACAAAAACCCCTGTGAAGATCGCGGCCATTGCCATGCTTACAAACGTGGTGCTGAGCCTTCTGCTCCTTAAGCCGATGAAACACAACGGGCTCGCCCTTGCCAATGCCATTGCCTCGTCAGTGAATTTCATCATTCTCTTTATAATGCTGAGGAAGAAACTCGGCAGGATCGACGGTAAAAAGATAGCAGCGTCATTTGTTAAAGTTGTGACCGCCTCCGCCGTGACAGGGCTCATGAGCTGGTCCATTGTCAGGGGAGACATGTGGATGCAGGGCGGAAGGACAATTCAAAAAGCAGGCATCCTGACGGGAGTAATCGTGCTCTTTGTTTTAGTGTACCTTGCGATCATGCATTTTTTGGGGAGCGATGAGATGAAATATCTCGTGAAGATGTATAAGGAACGGAAGGCGAAAAAAGTAAAAGCCGGTATTGAATAA
- the rpsT gene encoding 30S ribosomal protein S20, translated as MPAKAAPKRSKSVLKRARQTEVKTLKNKSVKNLLRTLSKNVREEVDNKNADGAKAILKKAISAIDNAARKRIIHENTAARKVSQLTRLVNSLSPSAAA; from the coding sequence TTGCCAGCAAAAGCAGCACCTAAAAGAAGCAAGTCCGTGCTCAAAAGGGCCCGGCAGACAGAAGTAAAGACGCTGAAAAACAAATCAGTGAAGAACCTGCTCAGGACACTTTCCAAAAATGTCAGGGAAGAGGTCGACAATAAAAACGCTGATGGCGCGAAGGCCATATTAAAGAAAGCGATCTCCGCCATTGACAACGCGGCCAGAAAAAGGATCATCCATGAAAATACCGCTGCCCGGAAAGTCTCCCAGCTCACAAGGCTCGTCAATTCCCTTTCCCCTTCTGCAGCAGCCTGA
- the holA gene encoding DNA polymerase III subunit delta, with protein sequence MLNKALQKEVENGLPGPLYFIWSEEGCFLEEALSKIIEVVIASAPVDFNYSAFYPSAAPPEILNAALTLPFMASRRLVVIKDFHLFPAAAVKALTPYLKGPADTTCMVVFSQKAPAASLDVGWKVYSLNIQERDMPAWLKHAASQKGLKLSDEAVDYLIEYVGFDAGLLLMEIEKLTSLGNKTISGKDIIDSTSMMREYTTFDLVDSLIARQGTKAFRILKTFFSGRSGELPVILGTLNWHYKQFYSLWLNKGRRPAKMREGTYRTLSKYLPQFKEEDFLGIFQDLHEADLGIKSSGRPELVLEVLLVRLLQKGKGN encoded by the coding sequence ATGCTAAATAAGGCGCTCCAAAAAGAAGTTGAAAACGGACTTCCCGGCCCTCTATATTTTATCTGGAGCGAGGAAGGCTGCTTTCTTGAGGAGGCCCTTTCAAAGATCATCGAGGTTGTTATTGCCTCCGCCCCTGTGGACTTTAATTACAGCGCCTTCTATCCTTCCGCAGCGCCTCCCGAAATTTTAAATGCAGCATTGACCCTTCCATTCATGGCCTCAAGGAGGCTGGTGGTCATAAAAGACTTTCACCTGTTTCCTGCCGCCGCTGTAAAAGCTTTAACGCCGTATCTGAAAGGGCCTGCTGATACAACCTGCATGGTGGTCTTTTCACAAAAAGCCCCTGCCGCGTCTTTGGATGTCGGCTGGAAGGTTTATTCCCTGAATATCCAGGAAAGGGACATGCCCGCATGGCTGAAGCACGCTGCATCGCAGAAAGGACTGAAGCTGTCTGACGAAGCGGTTGATTATTTGATAGAGTATGTGGGATTTGACGCTGGCCTTTTATTGATGGAGATCGAAAAGCTGACATCTCTTGGGAACAAGACCATCAGCGGCAAGGACATCATTGACTCAACCAGCATGATGAGGGAATATACGACCTTCGATCTGGTCGATTCATTGATAGCAAGGCAGGGCACAAAGGCCTTCAGGATTTTAAAGACCTTCTTCTCAGGCCGGAGCGGCGAACTTCCCGTTATCCTGGGGACGTTGAACTGGCACTACAAACAGTTTTACTCCCTGTGGTTAAACAAGGGCAGGAGGCCCGCAAAGATGAGGGAAGGCACTTACCGGACGCTTTCAAAATATCTTCCCCAGTTTAAGGAAGAAGATTTTTTAGGCATTTTCCAAGACCTGCATGAAGCTGATCTGGGAATTAAATCATCAGGAAGACCGGAGCTTGTGCTTGAGGTCCTGCTTGTCAGGCTGCTGCAGAAGGGGAAAGGGAATTGA